The window GACTGGCCCGCGAAGTAGGTGGCGCGGGTGGAGTCGACGGTCTGGGTGCCCGGTGCGCCGTAGGCGCGGGCGAGGGCATCGTAGGTCTTGAAAGCGGTCTCACACTCGGGCGATGAGAGGGCGACCTGGTGGTGGTCGTCGACGAGCTGGCAGTCGTCGGCGAGTGCGACACTCTCGAAGCTCTGGGAGGTGAAGGCGTCGCCCGGGTCGGTGGCCGCGGACATCCCGTACCGTCCCTTGGCTGTCAGCGCCTTGGCGGCGTCGAGTGCTGCCGAGTAGGTGTCCGGGGCTCGCAGGTGCTTGGTGGCGAACTGGTCCTTGCGGTACACCAGCAGCTGCAGCCAGGCGTCGGAGGGCACGCCGAGAGGCGTGCCGGCGTCCGAGGTCAGCCTCAGCGCGTTGGCATTGAAGGTCGTGCGTCCCAGCTCGGCAATGATCTGCTGGGGTATGTCCGTGTTGAGCAGGCCATTGCTGTACATCTGCCAGACCTGACCCATGGGGGCGGCGCCGATGACGTCCGGCAGTGAGCCGGAGGCGGCGGCCGACATGATCAGCTGGGGCATCTGGCCCTCGTCGACGCCGACGAGATGGACCTTGATGCCGGTTCGCTTCTCGAACCCCTTGATGATCTTCTGCGTCACGGTGACGCGGTCCGGAAGGTTCTCCTGGGACCAGACCGTGATCTCCCGGTCAGGTTTCCCAGGCCCTGTGCTGCTGGCACAGCCCGTGAGCAGCCCCAGACCAAGGGCTGCCGTGATGCCCACCGCGATCGTCTTCGACCGCCGGCTCTTGGTGTGCATTGCATGTCCTCGCTACGACTTACGTCTGCTGGATACGCATCACAGCACCACTTTTGCTGGTTGACAAGACATAAGTGAGGGATATTGTCGACACAACCCGCACCCACTTCCCCTTTCCGGAGCCCCCGTGGAACGCGTCGTCCAGTTCACCGGCCCCCGCCAGGTCGAAATACTCGAGCAGGCTCAGGCCCCTCTGCCCCCCGGACACCTCAGGGTCCGCACCCGCTACTCGGGCATCTCCGCCGGCACCGAACTCACCGCCTACCGCGGCACCAACCCCTACCTGACCCGCACCTGGGACCCTGAGGCACGCCTGTTCCGCGACGACGCGGCCGGCATCCAGTACCCCGTGGCCGGCTGGGGCTACTCCGAGGTCGGCGAGGTCCTCGACATCGCCCCCGACCTGGCCGGCACACCCGGCCTCCCCCAGCCCGGCGACCTGGTCTGGGGCATCTGGGGCCACCGCAGCGAGGGCATCGTCCCGGCCGAACGCATGATCGGCCACACCCTCCCCACCGGCCTCGAACCACTGGCCGGCGCCTTCGCCCGCGTCGGAGCCATCGCCTACAACGCAGTCCTGGCCGGCGACATCCACCTCGGCGAAGACGTCACCGTCTTCGGCCAAGGCGTCATCGGACTGCTCACCACCCGCCTCGCCCAGCTCAACGGCGCCCGCGTCACCGCCGTCGACGCCCTCGACAGCCGCCTGGAAACCGCCAAGCACTACGGCGCCCACCACACCCTCAACGCCCGCACCGACAACGTCGCCGAACGCGTCCGCGACGCCACCGCCGGCACCGGCGCCGACCTCGCCATCGAAATCAGCGGCGCCTACCCCGCCCTGCACGAGGCCCTGCGCTCCGTCGCCGTCGGCGGCCGGGTCGTAGCCTCCGGCTTCTACCAGGGCGACGGCATCGGCCTGCGCCTCGGCGACGAGTTCCACCACAACCGCGTCCAGCTCATCTGCTCACAGATCGGCGGCGTCCCGCCCCACCTGTCCCACCGCTGGACCGTGGAGCGCCTCCAGCAGACCTTCCTGCGCCTGGTCGCCGAAGGACAGGTGGACGTCACCTCTCTCGTCAGCCACGTCGTCCCGGCCGCCGACGCAGCCGACGCCTACGTCCTGCTGGACGAGCGCCCCGCCGAGGCGCTGCAGGTCGTGCTGGAATTCTGAACGCTCCGAAAGGCCCCCTCATGTTCAAAACCGCAGCGCAGGAACAGCTCCTGCCCGGCAACACCCTGCAGGCGAAGTGGGAGTTCGCCCAGGAAGCCGGCTACGACGCCATCGAACTGCGCGGCAAGGGAGACCTGCACTTCGCCTCCCGCCTCGACGAACTGCAGCAGGCACGCAAGGACGGCGTGGTCATGCCCACCGTCTGCGTCGACATG of the Streptomyces sp. 1222.5 genome contains:
- a CDS encoding ABC transporter substrate-binding protein translates to MHTKSRRSKTIAVGITAALGLGLLTGCASSTGPGKPDREITVWSQENLPDRVTVTQKIIKGFEKRTGIKVHLVGVDEGQMPQLIMSAAASGSLPDVIGAAPMGQVWQMYSNGLLNTDIPQQIIAELGRTTFNANALRLTSDAGTPLGVPSDAWLQLLVYRKDQFATKHLRAPDTYSAALDAAKALTAKGRYGMSAATDPGDAFTSQSFESVALADDCQLVDDHHQVALSSPECETAFKTYDALARAYGAPGTQTVDSTRATYFAGQSSMIIWSSFLLDELAGLRKDALPSCPQCKDDPHYLSRSSGITTAMQGPDATDPAQFGEITSWVTTKTAESAASRQFIEYMMGTGYESWFGMAPEGKIPVRTGTTAQPGRYLEAWRHSEIGVDTKKPFDQVYPPALLNKLAAGVSNMRRWGITQGEGALVGATNGELPVPKAIGAMTSGQTSPSEAAREADDEVSALQKSLK
- a CDS encoding zinc-binding alcohol dehydrogenase — protein: MERVVQFTGPRQVEILEQAQAPLPPGHLRVRTRYSGISAGTELTAYRGTNPYLTRTWDPEARLFRDDAAGIQYPVAGWGYSEVGEVLDIAPDLAGTPGLPQPGDLVWGIWGHRSEGIVPAERMIGHTLPTGLEPLAGAFARVGAIAYNAVLAGDIHLGEDVTVFGQGVIGLLTTRLAQLNGARVTAVDALDSRLETAKHYGAHHTLNARTDNVAERVRDATAGTGADLAIEISGAYPALHEALRSVAVGGRVVASGFYQGDGIGLRLGDEFHHNRVQLICSQIGGVPPHLSHRWTVERLQQTFLRLVAEGQVDVTSLVSHVVPAADAADAYVLLDERPAEALQVVLEF